In a single window of the Streptomyces sp. NBC_00285 genome:
- a CDS encoding slipin family protein, producing the protein MLPELLAAAAATGSAGIVYLAAAARVVKQYEHGVVFRLGRLAGEVREPGFTLVVPFVDRLYKVNLQIVTMPVPAQEGITRDNVTVRVDAVVYFRVIDAASALVKVEDYKFAVSQMAQTSLRSIIGKSELDDLLSNREKLNEGLELMIDSPAVGWGVQVDRVEIKDVSLPDTMKRSMARQAEADRERRARIINADAELQASKKLAAAAAEMSEQPAALQLRLLQTIVAVAAEKNSTLVLPFPVELLRFLERAQEHPAEK; encoded by the coding sequence ATGCTCCCAGAACTGTTGGCGGCGGCCGCGGCGACCGGTTCCGCGGGGATCGTCTACCTCGCGGCGGCGGCCCGGGTCGTCAAGCAGTACGAGCACGGGGTGGTCTTCCGCCTCGGACGCCTCGCGGGTGAGGTGCGCGAGCCCGGATTCACGCTGGTCGTGCCGTTCGTCGACCGGCTGTACAAGGTGAACCTGCAGATCGTCACGATGCCGGTGCCGGCCCAGGAGGGCATCACCCGGGACAACGTGACGGTGCGCGTGGACGCGGTCGTCTACTTCCGGGTCATCGACGCGGCGAGCGCCCTCGTCAAGGTCGAGGACTACAAGTTCGCCGTCTCCCAGATGGCCCAGACCTCGCTGCGCTCCATCATCGGCAAGAGCGAGCTGGACGACCTGCTGTCCAACCGGGAGAAGCTCAACGAGGGCCTGGAGCTGATGATCGACAGCCCGGCCGTCGGCTGGGGTGTCCAGGTGGACCGTGTGGAGATCAAGGACGTGTCCCTGCCCGACACGATGAAACGCTCCATGGCCCGCCAGGCCGAGGCCGACCGCGAGCGGCGCGCCCGGATCATCAACGCGGACGCCGAACTCCAGGCCTCGAAGAAACTCGCCGCGGCCGCCGCGGAGATGTCCGAGCAACCCGCCGCACTCCAACTCAGGCTGCTCCAGACGATCGTGGCGGTGGCCGCCGAGAAGAACTCGACACTCGTCCTGCCCTTCCCGGTGGAGCTCCTGCGGTTCCTGGAGCGGGCGCAGGAGCATCCGGCCGAAAAGTGA
- a CDS encoding SulP family inorganic anion transporter encodes MMTKYPHLRQDFAASLVVFLVALPLCVGVAVASGVPAELGLVTGIVGGLVTGFLRGSSLQVSGPAAGLTVLVFEAVDEFGLPALGVIVLSAGLIQLAMGALKLGRWFRAISVSVVEGMLAGIGLVLIAGQLYSAAGLKAPTTGIDKVLGLPGAAIDALGSTTALASLAVGAGTVAVLVLWKKLPKKVQTVPGALAAVLLATAITQVFGLSIATVEVNGLLDSVQPPGTEAFGELANPAIFGTILAFTLIASAESLFSAAAVDRLHDGPRTEYDKELMAQGAGNAVCGALGALPMTAVIVRSSANVQAGARTKASRVLHGVWLLLFAALLPSTLALIPLPALAGILVHAGFKLIPFREIVSLWRGHRGEALILVVTAVSIVAVNMFEGVLIGLALSVAKTAWEASHLKLEIVDKGAGPIQAHLSGNATFLRLPKILDSLESLPQDRPVELDLSGLHHLDHACRTALENWAERHSSVGTEPVRVTEPEPARATAP; translated from the coding sequence ATGATGACCAAATACCCTCACCTGCGGCAGGACTTCGCCGCGTCCCTGGTCGTCTTCCTGGTCGCGCTCCCGCTCTGCGTGGGCGTGGCCGTCGCCTCCGGCGTCCCCGCGGAACTCGGGCTCGTCACCGGCATCGTCGGCGGTCTGGTCACCGGTTTCCTGCGGGGCAGCAGCCTCCAGGTCTCCGGCCCTGCCGCCGGTCTGACAGTCCTCGTCTTCGAGGCGGTCGACGAGTTCGGGCTGCCCGCGCTCGGTGTCATCGTGCTGAGCGCCGGTCTGATCCAGCTCGCCATGGGCGCCCTGAAGCTGGGGCGCTGGTTCCGGGCGATATCCGTCTCCGTCGTCGAGGGCATGCTGGCCGGTATCGGCCTCGTGCTCATAGCCGGACAGCTGTACTCCGCGGCCGGACTGAAGGCGCCCACCACCGGCATCGACAAGGTGCTGGGGCTGCCCGGTGCCGCCATCGACGCGCTCGGCAGCACCACCGCGCTCGCCTCGCTGGCCGTCGGCGCGGGCACCGTCGCGGTGCTGGTGCTGTGGAAGAAGCTGCCCAAGAAGGTGCAGACCGTGCCGGGCGCGCTCGCCGCGGTCCTCCTGGCCACCGCCATCACCCAGGTCTTCGGACTGTCGATCGCCACCGTCGAGGTGAACGGCCTGCTGGACTCCGTCCAGCCGCCCGGCACCGAGGCGTTCGGCGAGCTGGCCAACCCGGCGATCTTCGGCACCATCCTCGCGTTCACCCTGATCGCGTCCGCCGAGAGCCTGTTCAGCGCCGCCGCCGTGGACCGGCTGCACGACGGTCCGCGCACCGAGTACGACAAGGAGCTCATGGCCCAGGGCGCGGGCAACGCGGTCTGCGGCGCGCTCGGCGCCCTGCCCATGACCGCGGTCATCGTGCGCAGCTCCGCCAACGTCCAGGCAGGCGCGCGGACCAAGGCGTCCCGGGTCCTGCACGGCGTATGGCTGCTGCTGTTCGCGGCCCTGCTGCCGTCGACCCTCGCCCTGATCCCGCTGCCCGCGCTCGCCGGCATCCTGGTCCACGCGGGCTTCAAGCTGATCCCGTTCCGGGAGATCGTGTCGCTGTGGCGCGGTCACCGCGGTGAGGCACTGATCCTGGTGGTCACGGCCGTCTCGATCGTCGCGGTGAACATGTTCGAGGGCGTGCTGATCGGTCTGGCGCTGTCCGTCGCCAAGACCGCCTGGGAGGCCTCGCACCTCAAGCTGGAGATCGTCGACAAGGGCGCCGGCCCCATCCAGGCCCACCTGTCGGGCAACGCGACCTTCCTCAGGCTGCCGAAGATCCTCGACAGCCTGGAGTCGCTGCCCCAGGACCGGCCCGTGGAGCTGGACCTGTCCGGCCTGCACCACCTGGACCACGCCTGCCGTACGGCGCTCGAGAACTGGGCCGAGCGACACAGCTCGGTCGGCACGGAACCGGTCCGGGTCACCGAGCCGGAGCCAGCGCGGGCTACCGCCCCGTAG
- a CDS encoding carbonic anhydrase, producing the protein MQPLIDNARTFGQRPEEFAKLAEGQSPQVLFITCSDSRVVPALITGARPGELFELRTAGSIVPPYASVHPTSEAATIEYAVEVLGIRDIVVCGHSHCGAVGALVRGDDLDAVPAVRDWLTNATPRPAGAPEDPCVTEGVQSHVLAQVLRLRSYPFIDKKLAEDQLTLHAWYYEVHTGAVRVHRAETDAFEGL; encoded by the coding sequence ATGCAGCCCCTCATCGACAACGCCCGTACGTTCGGACAGCGCCCTGAGGAGTTCGCCAAGCTGGCCGAAGGCCAGTCCCCCCAGGTTCTGTTCATCACCTGCTCGGATTCCAGGGTCGTCCCGGCCCTGATCACGGGCGCCCGCCCGGGCGAGCTCTTCGAGCTGCGCACCGCGGGCAGCATCGTCCCCCCGTACGCCTCCGTGCACCCCACCAGCGAGGCCGCCACCATCGAGTACGCCGTGGAGGTACTGGGCATCCGCGACATCGTGGTCTGCGGGCACTCCCACTGCGGCGCCGTCGGCGCCCTGGTCCGCGGCGACGACCTGGATGCCGTACCGGCTGTGCGCGACTGGCTCACCAACGCCACCCCGCGTCCCGCGGGCGCGCCGGAGGACCCGTGCGTCACCGAGGGCGTGCAGAGCCACGTCCTGGCCCAGGTGCTCCGTCTGCGGTCGTACCCCTTCATCGACAAGAAGCTGGCCGAGGACCAACTGACCCTGCACGCCTGGTACTACGAGGTGCACACGGGCGCGGTGCGCGTCCACCGCGCCGAGACCGACGCGTTCGAGGGTCTGTGA